A genome region from archaeon BMS3Bbin15 includes the following:
- the yjjK gene encoding putative ABC transporter ATP-binding protein YjjK, with product MRIAVIDYDRCQPKKCRKQCINFCPGVRMGDETITMNEKRDKPEISEQLCTGCGICVKKCPYEAITIINLPNELGRDKMHQYGENGFRIFRLPYPTENSVTAILGKNGVGKTTIVRILSGEIVPNFGGTASKEKVLKHFSGTQFHDYFKALYSGKIKTVVKPQYVDAIPKVVKGKVKELLEKADEKGEIENIVRELDLDYTLDKDISKLSGGELQRVTIAIALLRDAELYIFDEPSSYLDAGQRLKVGKLIRKLAENRRILVVEHDLMVMDYLADYVNIVYGKPGAFGVVALPKTKRQGINAYLLGYLKEENVRIRQESVRFEVKPPSTAIMENALLNFKPLKKSYKNFTLQTEAGEVYRGEIIGILGPNATGKTTFVKMLAGVEKPDEGEISLNVKVSYKPQYIKPEFEYTVFEAISKVTALGNPFFKAEIARPLELKNLYEKKLKELSGGELQSVAIALCLGRDAEIYLLDEPSAYLDVEQRLAVAKMIRRVIEKKEALGIVVDHDILFIDYISDRCMVFMGEPGKKARATSPLSLRSGMNFFLKNIGITFRRDMETGRPRANKPGSQKDEEQKKKGEYYYQVA from the coding sequence TTGAGAATTGCAGTTATAGATTACGACAGATGCCAGCCAAAAAAATGTCGCAAGCAGTGTATAAACTTCTGCCCCGGCGTGAGAATGGGCGACGAAACAATAACCATGAATGAAAAGCGGGATAAGCCAGAAATATCAGAACAGCTCTGCACAGGCTGTGGAATCTGTGTAAAAAAATGTCCCTACGAAGCAATAACAATAATTAACCTCCCCAACGAGCTGGGCAGAGATAAGATGCACCAGTATGGAGAAAATGGCTTCAGAATATTCAGACTGCCCTACCCCACAGAAAACAGTGTAACAGCTATTCTGGGCAAGAACGGTGTGGGTAAGACAACAATAGTCAGAATACTCTCAGGCGAGATAGTGCCCAACTTCGGAGGCACTGCAAGCAAAGAAAAAGTATTAAAGCACTTCTCAGGCACACAGTTCCATGACTACTTCAAAGCACTCTACAGTGGAAAAATCAAAACAGTGGTAAAGCCCCAGTATGTTGATGCCATACCCAAGGTTGTAAAAGGAAAAGTCAAAGAGCTTTTAGAAAAAGCTGATGAAAAAGGAGAAATCGAGAATATTGTCAGAGAACTTGACCTTGACTACACACTCGACAAAGACATATCAAAGCTATCCGGAGGCGAGCTTCAGAGAGTAACAATAGCCATAGCTCTGCTCAGAGATGCGGAACTTTACATCTTTGACGAGCCTTCAAGTTATCTCGATGCAGGGCAGAGGCTCAAAGTCGGAAAACTGATAAGAAAACTGGCTGAAAACAGAAGAATTCTGGTTGTTGAACACGACCTTATGGTAATGGACTATCTTGCCGACTATGTGAATATAGTCTATGGAAAACCCGGTGCCTTTGGTGTTGTTGCCCTGCCAAAAACCAAGAGGCAGGGTATAAATGCATACCTTCTGGGATATCTGAAAGAGGAAAATGTAAGAATAAGACAGGAAAGCGTCAGATTTGAAGTGAAACCTCCAAGCACAGCAATAATGGAAAACGCGCTTTTGAATTTTAAGCCATTGAAAAAGAGCTATAAAAACTTCACCCTCCAAACCGAAGCAGGAGAAGTATACAGGGGTGAAATCATCGGCATTCTTGGACCAAACGCCACAGGAAAAACCACCTTTGTAAAAATGCTGGCCGGCGTAGAAAAGCCGGATGAAGGCGAAATAAGCCTCAATGTAAAAGTATCCTATAAACCCCAGTACATAAAGCCAGAATTTGAATATACAGTATTCGAGGCAATTTCAAAAGTAACTGCCCTGGGAAACCCGTTCTTCAAGGCGGAAATAGCAAGACCTCTCGAATTAAAAAACCTTTATGAAAAGAAATTGAAAGAACTCTCCGGTGGTGAACTCCAGAGTGTCGCCATAGCCCTCTGTCTCGGCAGAGACGCCGAAATTTATCTGCTTGATGAGCCCTCAGCCTACCTTGATGTTGAACAGCGTCTGGCAGTGGCAAAAATGATAAGAAGGGTAATAGAGAAGAAGGAAGCTCTCGGCATAGTTGTGGACCATGACATCCTCTTCATAGACTATATAAGTGACAGATGTATGGTCTTCATGGGCGAGCCCGGAAAGAAAGCCAGAGCCACCTCCCCTCTCAGTCTGCGCTCAGGAATGAACTTTTTCCTCAAAAATATTGGAATAACCTTCAGAAGAGACATGGAGACAGGAAGACCAAGAGCCAACAAGCCCGGAAGCCAGAAAGACGAAGAGCAGAAGAAAAAAGGAGAATACTACTATCAGGTCGCTTAA